A window from Rana temporaria chromosome 8, aRanTem1.1, whole genome shotgun sequence encodes these proteins:
- the LOC120909942 gene encoding uncharacterized protein LOC120909942 isoform X1: MEVTFRQLNTYCATRGRNVQERPAAISLYTRGGPRRGSFCSSILLMGFEAGEFLPNEDDPVMGTHQRCPRPLYSRDSTQERHNVFHCYQDENMITIKVEVKEEPEDLSMMGGEPCEEEVIPPEISTDPGDTRDPQRYIGSEDEETDLINEEKTYPEISTAVKRKPKEHSRELRDKVIELHTSGKGYKTISKCLHVPVYTVRSIVKKWQVHQTTETLPRKGRPSKLSEQTRRMLVREAIERPSVTLKELQKTVIESGVQVHKTTISRALNKTGLLLSKKHGFSIAVDGNG, translated from the exons atggaagtgacgtttcgtcagcTGAATACTTACTGCGCCACTAGAGGAAGAAATGTCCAGGAAAGACCAGCAGCCATTTCGTTGTACACCAGAGGAGGTCCAAGAAGAGGCAGTTTTTGCTCAAGCATTCTCCTGATGGGGTTTGAAGCTGGAGAGTTTCTGCCCAACGAGG atgatccagtaatgggaacccaccagagatgtccccgtcctctgtattcccgggactccaCACAGGAACGTCACAATGTCTTTCACTGTTATCAG GATGAAAATATGATTACCATTAAAGTTGAAGTAAAAGAGGAACCAGAAGATCTTTCTATGATGGGCGGTGAGCCATGTGAGGAGGAGGTCATCCctccagagatcagcacag ACCCCGGAGACACCAGAGACCCTCAGAGATACATTGGATCTGAGGATGAAGAAACCGACTTGATTAATGAGGAGAAAACTTatccagagatcagcacag CCGTGAAAAGAAAACCCAAGGAACATTCCAGAGAACTTCGAGATAAAGTAATAGAATTGCACACTTCAGGAAAAGGGTACAAAACGATCTCCAAGTGTCTGCATGTTCCAGTGTATACCGTTCGTTCCATCGTCAAGAAGTGGCAGGTCCATCAGACCACCGAGACGCTGCCTAGAAAAGGTCGCCCCTCGAAACTGTCAGAACAAACCAGAAGAATGCTTGTGAGGGAAGCCATCGAGAGACCGTCTGTCACTTTGAAGGAGCTACAAAAGACGGTGATCGAGTCCGGAGTACAAGTCCACAAGACAACCATATCAAGAGCTCTGAATAAGACTGGCCTACTGCTCTCCAAAAAGCACGGGTTTAGTATTGCAGTGGATGGCAATGGCTGA
- the LOC120909942 gene encoding uncharacterized protein LOC120909942 isoform X2, translated as MEVTFRQLNTYCATRGRNVQERPAAISLYTRGGPRRGSFCSSILLMGFEAGEFLPNEDDPVMGTHQRCPRPLYSRDSTQERHNVFHCYQDENMITIKVEVKEEPEDLSMMGGEPCEEEVIPPEISTAVKRKPKEHSRELRDKVIELHTSGKGYKTISKCLHVPVYTVRSIVKKWQVHQTTETLPRKGRPSKLSEQTRRMLVREAIERPSVTLKELQKTVIESGVQVHKTTISRALNKTGLLLSKKHGFSIAVDGNG; from the exons atggaagtgacgtttcgtcagcTGAATACTTACTGCGCCACTAGAGGAAGAAATGTCCAGGAAAGACCAGCAGCCATTTCGTTGTACACCAGAGGAGGTCCAAGAAGAGGCAGTTTTTGCTCAAGCATTCTCCTGATGGGGTTTGAAGCTGGAGAGTTTCTGCCCAACGAGG atgatccagtaatgggaacccaccagagatgtccccgtcctctgtattcccgggactccaCACAGGAACGTCACAATGTCTTTCACTGTTATCAG GATGAAAATATGATTACCATTAAAGTTGAAGTAAAAGAGGAACCAGAAGATCTTTCTATGATGGGCGGTGAGCCATGTGAGGAGGAGGTCATCCctccagagatcagcacag CCGTGAAAAGAAAACCCAAGGAACATTCCAGAGAACTTCGAGATAAAGTAATAGAATTGCACACTTCAGGAAAAGGGTACAAAACGATCTCCAAGTGTCTGCATGTTCCAGTGTATACCGTTCGTTCCATCGTCAAGAAGTGGCAGGTCCATCAGACCACCGAGACGCTGCCTAGAAAAGGTCGCCCCTCGAAACTGTCAGAACAAACCAGAAGAATGCTTGTGAGGGAAGCCATCGAGAGACCGTCTGTCACTTTGAAGGAGCTACAAAAGACGGTGATCGAGTCCGGAGTACAAGTCCACAAGACAACCATATCAAGAGCTCTGAATAAGACTGGCCTACTGCTCTCCAAAAAGCACGGGTTTAGTATTGCAGTGGATGGCAATGGCTGA